The following proteins come from a genomic window of Macrobrachium nipponense isolate FS-2020 chromosome 18, ASM1510439v2, whole genome shotgun sequence:
- the LOC135196796 gene encoding uncharacterized protein LOC135196796 isoform X1, giving the protein MIPLISILLVALVAEDAHGIGLGIGGLGGFGGGFGGAGGLLSAGNYANGFSHSNGFSHGSHLLKGFGGAGGLKHGHLNKHLLGKRSADPEPILGLGGLFGGLGGGYGAKGGLLSAGNYANGFSHSKGYSHGSHIGGGFKKLGGLGGGHLKKFFIGKRSVDQEEPESE; this is encoded by the exons ATGATTCCATTG ATCTCCATCCTGTTGGTAGCCTTGGTCGCTGAAGACGCTCATGGAATCGGCCTAGGTATCGGAGGATTAGGAGGATTCGGTGGCGGATTTGGCGGCGCTGGTGGACTCTTGAGTGCTGGAAACTACGCCAATGGATTCAGCCATTCCAACGGATTCAGTCATGGAAGCCACCTTCTGAAAGGCTTTGGAGGAGCAGGTGGGCTCAAACACGGCCATCTCAACAAACACCTCCTGGGTAAACGAAGTGCTGATCCCGAGCCAATACTCGGACTTGGAGGCCTATTCGGTGGATTGGGTGGTGGATACGGCGCGAAAGGTGGACTCTTGAGTGCTGGAAACTATGCCAATGGATTCAGCCATTCCAAGGGATACAGTCATGGAAGTCACATTGGAGGAGGATTCAAGAAATTGGGAGGTCTTGGAGGCGGCCACCTCAAGAAGTTCTTCATCGGGAAGCGAAGCGTCGACCAAGAAGAGCCTGAGTCCGAATAA
- the LOC135196796 gene encoding uncharacterized protein LOC135196796 isoform X2, protein MIPLISILLVALVAEDAHGIGLGIGGLGGFGGGFGGAGGLLSAGNYANGFSHSNGFSHGSHLLKGFGGAGGLKHGHLNKHLLGKRSADPEPILGLGGLFGGLGGGYGAKGGLLSAGNYANGFSHSKGYSHGSHIGGGFKKLGGLGGGHLKKFFIGKRSVDQEEPESE, encoded by the coding sequence ATCTCCATCCTGTTGGTAGCCTTGGTCGCTGAAGACGCTCATGGAATCGGCCTAGGTATCGGAGGATTAGGAGGATTCGGTGGCGGATTTGGCGGCGCTGGTGGACTCTTGAGTGCTGGAAACTACGCCAATGGATTCAGCCATTCCAACGGATTCAGTCATGGAAGCCACCTTCTGAAAGGCTTTGGAGGAGCAGGTGGGCTCAAACACGGCCATCTCAACAAACACCTCCTGGGTAAACGAAGTGCTGATCCCGAGCCAATACTCGGACTTGGAGGCCTATTCGGTGGATTGGGTGGTGGATACGGCGCGAAAGGTGGACTCTTGAGTGCTGGAAACTATGCCAATGGATTCAGCCATTCCAAGGGATACAGTCATGGAAGTCACATTGGAGGAGGATTCAAGAAATTGGGAGGTCTTGGAGGCGGCCACCTCAAGAAGTTCTTCATCGGGAAGCGAAGCGTCGACCAAGAAGAGCCTGAGTCCGAATAA